One Pyrofollis japonicus DNA window includes the following coding sequences:
- the cysC gene encoding adenylyl-sulfate kinase, translating into MAETRCLERGVVVWLTGLPGSGKTTLATRAAEKLRRMGYRVEVLDGDWVRKTINPDAGYTREERRRHLHRVAWIARLLARNGVIVLCSFVSPYREVRAEVRRIVEEEGIPFLEVYVKCPLEECIRRDPKGLYKKALRGEIKHFTGVSDPYEPPENPDLELDTVNNTVEENTEKLLATILKHIGMG; encoded by the coding sequence ATGGCTGAGACAAGGTGCCTTGAGAGGGGCGTAGTGGTCTGGCTCACCGGGTTACCGGGGAGCGGCAAAACCACGCTAGCAACCAGGGCGGCGGAGAAGCTGCGCAGAATGGGGTACCGGGTAGAGGTTCTCGACGGCGACTGGGTAAGGAAAACAATCAACCCCGACGCGGGCTACACGAGGGAGGAGAGGAGGCGCCACCTCCACCGAGTCGCGTGGATAGCGAGGCTGCTGGCAAGGAACGGCGTAATAGTGCTCTGTAGCTTCGTCTCACCGTATCGCGAAGTCAGAGCAGAGGTCCGGAGGATAGTAGAAGAAGAGGGTATACCGTTCCTAGAAGTCTACGTCAAATGCCCCCTCGAGGAGTGCATCCGCAGAGACCCAAAGGGGCTGTACAAGAAGGCCTTGAGGGGAGAGATCAAGCACTTCACCGGGGTAAGCGACCCCTACGAGCCACCCGAGAACCCGGACCTAGAACTAGACACAGTAAATAACACCGTGGAGGAGAACACAGAGAAATTGCTAGCCACAATTCTTAAACACATAGGTATGGGCTAA
- a CDS encoding NAD-dependent epimerase/dehydratase family protein produces MRAIVTGAAGFIGSHLVDRLLEEGYTVIGIDNLSAGRLENLDNAIGSPSFRFIRGDLLRPDEWLEAFRDVDIVFHLAANPEVRHSVREPLDHYHQNVTVTMHVLEAARQNNVKLVVFASSSTVYGDPEKIPTPETHPLRPISIYGATKAAAETMCLTYARLYGMKCLVLRYANIVGPRLRHGVIYDFIMKLKENPMMLEILGDGSQRKSYLYVDDAVEATLRAVEHVLEAGKREEVYNVGNTDWVTVREIADIVVETMGLRCVEYVYKPATPDGRGWPGDVKLMLLDIVRIRRDTGWEPRMNSREAVRRTAEALLGELGRAHVGGHHGRPSRVHDRFSS; encoded by the coding sequence TTGCGAGCCATTGTTACTGGTGCCGCCGGGTTTATTGGTAGCCACCTTGTTGATCGGCTTCTAGAAGAGGGATACACAGTTATCGGTATAGATAACTTATCTGCAGGCCGTCTAGAGAACCTAGACAATGCTATAGGATCTCCTAGCTTTAGATTCATTAGAGGCGATCTACTGAGGCCAGACGAGTGGCTCGAAGCATTCAGAGATGTCGATATTGTTTTCCACTTAGCTGCGAACCCGGAGGTTCGGCACAGCGTCCGGGAGCCCCTAGACCACTACCACCAGAACGTTACCGTCACCATGCACGTATTAGAGGCCGCTCGTCAAAATAATGTAAAACTCGTTGTCTTCGCCTCTTCGAGCACCGTTTATGGTGATCCCGAGAAGATCCCAACACCCGAAACTCACCCCCTTAGACCGATAAGTATATATGGTGCTACAAAGGCTGCTGCAGAAACCATGTGTCTAACCTATGCAAGGCTCTACGGGATGAAGTGTCTTGTGCTGCGCTACGCTAATATCGTGGGGCCTCGGCTCCGCCACGGTGTAATCTACGACTTCATAATGAAGCTTAAGGAGAACCCGATGATGCTGGAGATTCTTGGCGACGGGTCGCAGAGGAAGAGCTACCTGTATGTTGATGACGCTGTGGAGGCGACGCTGAGGGCTGTGGAGCACGTGCTCGAGGCGGGGAAGCGGGAGGAGGTCTATAACGTGGGGAATACTGACTGGGTGACTGTCAGGGAGATAGCGGATATTGTTGTTGAGACTATGGGGCTCCGGTGCGTGGAGTACGTCTATAAGCCCGCGACGCCGGACGGCAGGGGCTGGCCGGGCGATGTCAAGCTCATGCTCCTAGACATAGTGAGGATAAGGAGGGACACTGGGTGGGAGCCGAGGATGAACAGCAGGGAGGCTGTGAGGAGGACTGCTGAGGCACTCCTAGGAGAGCTGGGCAGAGCACATGTTGGGGGGCATCATGGTAGACCCTCGAGGGTCCATGATAGGTTCTCTTCCTAA
- a CDS encoding type II toxin-antitoxin system CcdA family antitoxin, which yields MSTAVLSVRVSRRLKEEAERLGIDIRRVVEKALEEEVRRAKMERFRRLMKEALESMDVSEEEWVKTIRGIREER from the coding sequence TTGTCTACGGCGGTGTTGTCTGTAAGGGTTAGTCGTAGGCTTAAGGAGGAGGCTGAGAGGCTCGGCATAGATATCCGGCGTGTCGTGGAGAAGGCATTGGAGGAAGAGGTTCGGCGAGCCAAGATGGAGAGGTTTAGGAGGCTTATGAAAGAGGCTCTTGAATCCATGGATGTCTCTGAGGAGGAGTGGGTGAAGACTATTAGGGGGATACGTGAGGAGAGGTAA
- a CDS encoding ribbon-helix-helix domain-containing protein: protein MDERAASRRTRYTTVSIPVTLYERIKKLIEGTGFTSVSQFVTYVLREVVAEMEEEKLRSEVVSEEEKQAIIERLRRLGYI from the coding sequence TTGGATGAACGGGCTGCTTCTAGGAGGACGAGGTACACGACGGTCTCTATCCCGGTCACGCTTTACGAGAGGATAAAGAAGCTCATAGAGGGGACGGGGTTCACTAGTGTCTCACAGTTCGTCACCTATGTCTTGAGAGAGGTCGTTGCTGAGATGGAGGAGGAGAAGCTGAGGAGCGAGGTCGTCTCCGAGGAGGAGAAGCAGGCTATTATTGAGAGGCTTCGGAGGCTGGGCTACATCTAG
- a CDS encoding sulfite exporter TauE/SafE family protein translates to MPSLGQLVLYAATGFLAGLLDYGFAAGFGLVASLVLVGLLAMDPRAVSGAAALAQVVTAAPALRAHQRHGNTEEARRNPGTQRIILGLSFSSLLGAVVAGSLFSQLRREAALLIYPVGLLGLAALLAATRDEEEGRGTEKPGLVPLLYGFAAGAYKAVIGGGYSAFMVLAKKKLGLGTRAAIALTPVTKLPSFLAVAATYAASGHIDWSLTTMLSLGALASTPLAAKALHNTSPEAAKRALVAVLVAVAVYRFVVCRG, encoded by the coding sequence TTGCCGTCCCTAGGGCAACTAGTGCTCTATGCCGCGACCGGGTTCCTCGCAGGCCTACTCGACTACGGGTTCGCGGCAGGCTTTGGCCTTGTCGCCAGCCTAGTGCTCGTAGGCCTCCTAGCCATGGATCCTAGAGCCGTGTCCGGAGCAGCAGCCCTAGCCCAGGTCGTGACAGCTGCCCCGGCGCTCCGTGCTCATCAGCGCCACGGCAACACCGAGGAAGCTAGGCGCAATCCCGGGACCCAGAGAATTATCCTTGGGCTCTCATTTTCCTCCCTCCTAGGCGCCGTCGTGGCAGGCTCACTGTTCTCACAGCTTCGGCGTGAAGCAGCTCTCCTCATCTACCCGGTCGGGCTCCTGGGCCTAGCAGCCCTCCTAGCAGCGACCCGCGACGAAGAGGAGGGCAGAGGCACTGAGAAGCCCGGCCTCGTGCCGCTTCTCTACGGCTTCGCCGCAGGAGCCTACAAGGCAGTGATAGGTGGCGGCTATAGCGCGTTCATGGTTCTCGCGAAGAAGAAGCTAGGCCTAGGAACCCGCGCCGCCATCGCCCTGACCCCGGTCACGAAGCTCCCAAGCTTCCTAGCAGTAGCCGCGACATACGCGGCCAGCGGCCACATAGACTGGAGCCTCACCACCATGTTATCGCTAGGCGCCCTGGCCTCAACACCCCTCGCTGCAAAGGCGCTGCACAATACAAGCCCCGAGGCTGCAAAGCGAGCACTAGTAGCAGTGCTGGTTGCTGTAGCTGTGTATCGGTTCGTGGTTTGCAGAGGCTAG
- a CDS encoding PaREP1 family protein — MRRFCKGLIPRRGHRSTWRLLRGSRRRRAAEKLWGAVASAVKAYALWREGRRLASHRELWEYKDCVAEELGAWVRFVFQRAAGLHTCCFYEE; from the coding sequence TTGAGGCGCTTCTGCAAGGGCTTGATCCCGAGGAGAGGGCATAGGAGTACTTGGAGGCTACTACGTGGTTCCCGGAGGAGGCGGGCCGCGGAGAAACTGTGGGGTGCTGTAGCATCGGCTGTGAAGGCTTACGCGTTGTGGAGGGAGGGTAGGAGACTGGCGAGCCACAGAGAGCTATGGGAGTACAAGGATTGCGTCGCGGAAGAGCTTGGGGCATGGGTTCGCTTCGTGTTCCAGCGTGCAGCCGGGCTCCACACCTGCTGCTTCTACGAGGAATAG
- a CDS encoding glycosyltransferase: protein MRERRACIVHNSLNITGGGERLAMAVLEALKELGYRVLLITTEPTNWAKVDRVYGGRAPRPDEEYSVLPFPVRTFGIYMRLLSALGLLVNRKKCSLTINTHGDTLPLSTDIVYMHFPTFAILRETPSAAKYSKSLFWRLYFAPYETIQGYMAKRMRWRVLLTNSEYSRDVIRRHIGAEAIVVYPPVNIDEFLEAGRTPPEEREDIVVACGRFTPEKRHELVIEVAKYLTDVEFHIVGATSGKVSPPYIARLRKLIEKYKLHNVRLHVDYPRRDQVKLYSRAKVYIHAMIGEHFGIAVVEAMAAGLVPVVHRSGGPWNDITYHGRYGLGYNTVEEAVEAVEKALKDYPRLSKKAQARAMEFSHERFKERFKHIVQLLDHEA, encoded by the coding sequence ATGCGTGAGCGTAGGGCGTGTATTGTTCATAACTCGCTGAACATTACTGGCGGCGGCGAGCGCTTAGCAATGGCCGTCCTCGAGGCGCTCAAGGAGCTCGGGTACCGGGTGCTGTTGATCACTACCGAGCCTACCAACTGGGCTAAGGTTGACCGCGTCTATGGTGGCCGGGCGCCCCGGCCCGACGAGGAGTACAGTGTCCTACCCTTCCCCGTGAGGACCTTCGGCATCTATATGAGGCTTCTCTCTGCTCTAGGGCTCCTAGTCAATAGGAAGAAGTGCAGCCTAACAATCAATACTCATGGCGATACTCTTCCTCTGTCAACAGACATAGTCTACATGCACTTCCCGACGTTCGCTATTCTCCGCGAGACGCCGAGCGCGGCGAAGTACTCTAAGTCGTTGTTCTGGAGGCTCTACTTCGCCCCCTACGAGACCATACAGGGCTATATGGCTAAGAGGATGCGGTGGCGTGTCCTGCTCACGAACTCGGAGTACTCGAGGGACGTGATTAGGCGCCATATCGGAGCGGAGGCTATAGTGGTGTATCCGCCGGTGAACATAGACGAGTTCTTGGAGGCTGGTAGGACGCCGCCGGAGGAGCGGGAGGATATTGTGGTTGCCTGTGGAAGGTTTACGCCGGAGAAGCGCCACGAGCTAGTGATCGAGGTCGCCAAGTACTTGACAGACGTGGAGTTCCATATTGTAGGTGCTACAAGCGGGAAAGTGTCACCGCCATACATTGCGAGGCTGCGGAAACTCATAGAGAAGTACAAGTTGCACAACGTGAGGCTCCACGTTGATTATCCGCGCAGAGACCAAGTCAAGCTATACTCTAGGGCAAAGGTCTACATACACGCGATGATAGGGGAGCACTTCGGCATAGCAGTTGTAGAGGCCATGGCAGCAGGCCTAGTGCCCGTGGTACACAGGAGCGGGGGGCCATGGAACGACATAACGTATCATGGAAGATACGGCCTAGGCTACAACACGGTAGAGGAAGCCGTAGAGGCAGTAGAGAAGGCCCTCAAAGACTACCCGAGGCTGAGCAAAAAGGCGCAAGCCAGGGCCATGGAGTTCTCCCACGAGAGGTTCAAGGAACGATTCAAACACATAGTACAACTCCTAGACCACGAGGCATAA
- a CDS encoding type II toxin-antitoxin system VapC family toxin — MAKYLLDASAIYPLVLKLREKLLLYTSSFAVLDLTFYEVGNAIWKEYRRGRIKNPLKTAILFKEVLGAVQVVSIEGAIDKVAELAINENLTFYDASYLYVARSRGYRLVTEDKELKKYPESISTEQLLAELS, encoded by the coding sequence TTGGCAAAGTACTTGTTAGACGCTTCAGCTATTTACCCCCTCGTTCTCAAGCTCAGGGAGAAACTACTTCTCTACACTAGCTCCTTTGCTGTTCTCGACTTAACGTTCTACGAGGTTGGCAACGCTATTTGGAAAGAGTATCGCAGGGGAAGGATAAAGAACCCTTTAAAGACCGCAATACTCTTCAAAGAGGTTCTTGGAGCCGTACAAGTAGTCAGCATCGAGGGAGCTATTGACAAGGTTGCTGAGCTAGCGATAAACGAGAACCTAACGTTTTATGATGCATCTTACCTATACGTTGCCCGTAGTCGCGGGTACCGCCTTGTAACTGAAGACAAGGAGCTAAAGAAGTACCCGGAGTCTATAAGCACGGAGCAACTTCTCGCAGAACTATCCTAG
- the sat gene encoding sulfate adenylyltransferase, with the protein MVSRPHGGRLVDRTVADRRRQRLLEEARELPRVVLGAGLAADVANIAHGVYSPLEGFLVQEDYLSVLDDMRLSNDIPWTIPIVLDVSPDEIAGVREGDDIALYHQGEPLALMRVEEIYGWDKKEYAAKVFKTTDAEHPGVRKTMGRKELLVGGPVDLLRDLPEPFEKYRLWPKETRVLFEARGWKTIAAFQTRNVPHLGHEYVQKAALTFTDGLFINPLVGWKKPGDYRDEVIVAAYEALIKHYYPRESVVFSVLRMEMRYAGPREAIHHAIVRKNFGATHFVVGRDHAGVGNYYGPYEAWDLFREFPDLGITPLFVREAFYCKKCGQMVNEKICPHGEEYRVRISGTKLREMIKRGEKPPEYMMRPEVAEVILSHPNPFITEDEAQQ; encoded by the coding sequence ATGGTTTCGCGCCCTCATGGAGGTAGGCTGGTTGACCGCACTGTTGCTGATAGGCGTAGGCAGCGCCTCCTAGAGGAGGCGAGGGAGCTTCCCCGGGTAGTGCTCGGGGCCGGCCTGGCGGCGGACGTAGCTAACATTGCCCACGGCGTCTATAGCCCCTTGGAAGGCTTCCTCGTGCAAGAGGACTATCTGAGCGTCCTCGACGATATGAGGCTGAGCAACGACATCCCCTGGACGATACCCATTGTGCTGGACGTATCTCCGGACGAGATAGCAGGGGTGAGGGAGGGGGACGACATCGCGCTGTATCATCAGGGGGAGCCGCTCGCCCTTATGAGGGTTGAGGAGATCTATGGCTGGGACAAGAAGGAATACGCCGCCAAAGTGTTCAAGACCACCGACGCCGAGCATCCCGGCGTACGGAAGACCATGGGGAGGAAGGAGCTCCTAGTCGGCGGCCCGGTAGACTTACTGCGAGACCTGCCGGAGCCATTTGAGAAGTATAGGCTGTGGCCCAAGGAGACGCGTGTACTCTTCGAGGCGAGGGGCTGGAAGACCATAGCTGCTTTCCAGACGCGTAACGTGCCCCACCTCGGCCACGAGTATGTCCAGAAAGCAGCGCTCACTTTCACCGACGGGCTCTTCATAAACCCGCTTGTGGGGTGGAAGAAGCCCGGCGACTACAGGGACGAGGTCATAGTAGCGGCGTACGAGGCGCTCATAAAGCACTATTATCCGAGAGAAAGCGTAGTGTTCAGCGTGCTGAGGATGGAGATGCGCTACGCCGGGCCCAGGGAAGCGATACACCACGCCATCGTGAGGAAGAACTTCGGGGCAACCCACTTCGTAGTAGGCAGGGACCACGCCGGCGTAGGAAACTACTACGGCCCGTACGAGGCGTGGGACTTGTTCAGAGAGTTCCCGGACCTGGGCATAACCCCGCTGTTCGTAAGGGAGGCGTTCTACTGCAAGAAGTGCGGCCAAATGGTTAACGAGAAGATATGCCCCCACGGTGAAGAGTACCGGGTACGGATAAGCGGCACAAAGCTACGAGAAATGATAAAGCGTGGAGAAAAGCCGCCAGAGTACATGATGCGCCCCGAGGTAGCAGAGGTGATCCTAAGCCACCCTAACCCATTCATAACCGAGGACGAGGCACAGCAATAA
- a CDS encoding glycosyltransferase, translating to MRNRIRIVMIHLNRIDKPRTGGEYVYRVIYEELVRRGYEVVNISSSMISKWLSRYDTQLPRFIKGALRIALEPFIKVFCLASSLYYFGGSRHVVITSASPDFPVFGDLTYHQPPAGIEFWKKSPSSLYEHVSNAINAVLNPVWNLSKKMMIHISNSYFTVQLVRKLYGVNSIVIYPPVPLRKILIYRNRNKPRENCILVNRLILEGGALLLPLIAKHLPSSMRLVIIGRMDYAGKRVLKELKRIGVKFTHLGFVDEETKNELLHRCMFFLHLGVNETFGISVVEAMAAGAIPVAHRSGAVPEYLPAELTYLYPREAADRIRDLLSRSRRELEELRERLQRRAAMFREEVFREKIARLVEKIAEEKTRA from the coding sequence ATGAGGAACAGAATACGTATTGTAATGATTCATCTAAATCGGATTGATAAGCCGCGCACCGGAGGAGAATATGTGTACCGGGTCATTTATGAAGAGCTTGTACGCAGAGGCTATGAGGTCGTAAATATATCCAGTTCTATGATATCGAAGTGGCTGAGTAGATATGATACGCAGCTGCCCCGTTTTATTAAGGGAGCTTTAAGGATAGCTCTTGAACCATTTATTAAGGTTTTTTGCCTGGCTTCTTCTCTATACTATTTTGGCGGCTCAAGACATGTTGTTATTACTTCTGCTTCGCCTGATTTTCCGGTATTTGGTGACCTTACTTATCATCAGCCGCCAGCCGGTATAGAGTTCTGGAAGAAATCGCCTTCATCATTATATGAACATGTGTCTAATGCTATTAATGCTGTACTTAACCCGGTATGGAATCTCTCCAAGAAGATGATGATCCATATAAGCAATAGCTATTTCACTGTACAGCTCGTCAGGAAGCTATATGGAGTAAACTCTATCGTTATTTATCCGCCTGTTCCCCTTCGAAAGATACTTATATATAGGAATCGTAACAAGCCGCGAGAGAACTGTATACTTGTAAACAGACTTATCCTTGAAGGCGGCGCGTTGCTTCTTCCACTTATAGCTAAACATCTTCCAAGCAGTATGAGACTGGTAATAATAGGGCGTATGGATTATGCAGGCAAAAGAGTTCTAAAGGAACTTAAGAGGATCGGGGTAAAATTTACTCATCTCGGCTTCGTCGATGAAGAAACTAAGAACGAGCTATTGCACAGATGTATGTTCTTTCTCCATCTCGGGGTTAACGAGACTTTCGGGATAAGTGTCGTGGAGGCTATGGCGGCTGGGGCTATACCGGTGGCTCATCGAAGCGGCGCGGTGCCAGAATATCTCCCGGCTGAGCTCACGTATCTTTATCCGAGGGAGGCTGCTGACAGGATAAGGGACTTGTTGTCGCGTAGTAGGCGTGAGCTCGAGGAGCTGAGAGAACGGCTTCAGCGGAGGGCAGCCATGTTCCGGGAAGAGGTTTTCCGGGAAAAGATAGCGCGCCTCGTGGAGAAGATCGCGGAGGAGAAGACACGAGCCTAG
- a CDS encoding DUF6923 family protein: MENSLFRIGVLSLALLLFAGAVALTHIVFADNNSNNVYVTDLIAAQHTKVGEVRVWSDGENLYVTYLITASPKWSMVETHLAVAKSLDDIPHTKKGNPVPGKFPYKAVHNPPTTAVTYTIPLKDIGAKPGDTVYIAAHAVVMKTVWKEPYRETMYLSDTGQTGNDSKGANIYRYSVDDFAKRVLLDFITHLPAPVFDQIDALAATPDGKYIYAIDRYSHHIAKIDPRTGKWKDLGKVTNLANGVVLAAFSPSGELWVASQDTNHLYVINLRRMKAKDMGGVTYLGKPFNFQGADIVFTASGTLYAWSNYDSKAQPRGMYIIDVATMTATYIGTPHGPNYVTGMAIRHGGLGPIMTSAHISHTKNKVFSMTVGGPAATFIEYTPYYYGYYYGLPKEFKLGYGDMTVGALAKPICSKQETAWAKGEPFSHCHCGCGCHGNWAMYFTYTIPTTNN, translated from the coding sequence GTGGAAAATAGTCTCTTCCGTATAGGAGTCCTCTCTCTGGCCCTTCTCCTCTTTGCAGGAGCTGTGGCCCTCACGCATATAGTTTTTGCAGATAATAATAGCAACAATGTCTATGTGACTGACCTCATTGCGGCCCAGCACACCAAGGTTGGCGAGGTAAGGGTTTGGAGTGATGGCGAGAACCTCTACGTCACCTACCTTATCACGGCTTCGCCTAAATGGAGCATGGTTGAAACCCATCTAGCAGTTGCCAAGAGCCTCGACGATATTCCACACACGAAAAAAGGTAACCCAGTGCCAGGCAAGTTCCCCTATAAGGCAGTACACAATCCACCCACAACAGCAGTAACCTATACAATACCACTAAAGGATATCGGTGCTAAGCCAGGAGACACCGTCTACATAGCAGCACATGCAGTGGTAATGAAGACCGTGTGGAAAGAGCCATATAGGGAGACAATGTATCTAAGCGATACAGGGCAAACAGGAAATGATAGTAAAGGCGCAAACATATACAGGTACAGTGTAGACGACTTCGCGAAGAGAGTCCTCCTAGACTTCATAACCCACTTGCCGGCCCCAGTCTTTGACCAGATAGACGCCCTAGCAGCCACTCCAGACGGTAAGTATATCTACGCGATTGATCGCTACAGCCATCATATAGCAAAGATAGACCCCCGAACCGGTAAGTGGAAAGACCTAGGCAAAGTAACAAACCTAGCCAACGGAGTAGTACTAGCAGCATTCTCGCCCAGCGGCGAACTCTGGGTAGCAAGCCAAGACACCAACCACCTCTACGTAATAAACTTGAGAAGAATGAAGGCAAAAGACATGGGCGGAGTAACCTACCTGGGCAAGCCCTTCAACTTCCAAGGTGCAGACATAGTGTTCACCGCAAGTGGCACATTATATGCCTGGAGCAATTATGATAGTAAGGCACAGCCACGCGGAATGTACATAATAGACGTGGCAACCATGACTGCCACGTATATAGGCACTCCACATGGACCGAACTACGTGACCGGAATGGCTATAAGGCATGGAGGACTAGGCCCAATAATGACCTCAGCACACATCTCTCACACAAAGAACAAAGTATTCTCAATGACAGTAGGTGGGCCAGCGGCAACATTCATAGAGTATACACCATACTACTATGGATACTACTATGGCTTACCAAAAGAATTCAAACTAGGATACGGCGATATGACAGTAGGAGCACTAGCCAAGCCAATATGCAGTAAACAGGAAACAGCATGGGCAAAAGGAGAACCGTTTAGTCACTGCCACTGCGGATGCGGCTGCCACGGAAACTGGGCAATGTACTTCACATACACAATACCAACAACAAACAACTAA